The Spodoptera frugiperda isolate SF20-4 chromosome 2, AGI-APGP_CSIRO_Sfru_2.0, whole genome shotgun sequence genome has a window encoding:
- the LOC118269220 gene encoding allatostatin — translation MKASAYNVYLGVVAAMLALLFVTINAAPMEADDETAENTLVAHPDGDMELSGPWDAINTAALRKLLLQLDAEDRMGRVTRSWPQAEPRGWGLRALDSRLARQWRADKRQVRFRQCYFNPISCFRK, via the exons ATGAAAGCGAGCGCGTACAACGTCTACCTGGGAGTCGTGGCCGCCATGTTGGCTCTACTGTTCGTCACAATTAATGCTGCGCCAATG GAGGCGGACGACGAGACGGCCGAGAACACCCTCGTGGCGCATCCGGATGGTGACATGGAGCTCTCAGGCCCCTGGGATGCTATCAACACTGCCGCTCTACGCAAACTGCTGCTGCAACTCGACGCAGAGGACAG GATGGGCAGGGTGACCCGCTCGTGGCCCCAAGCTGAGCCCCGCGGTTGGGGTCTGCGGGCGTTGGACAGCcgtctggcgcggcagtggagggCAGACAAGCGGCAGGTGCGATTCCGCCAGTGCTACTTCAACCCAATCTCCTGCTTCCGCAAGTGA
- the LOC118268863 gene encoding ovarian-specific serine/threonine-protein kinase Lok, whose product MADDQLPDSATQTQTQNSQIEWSQQNTPSFIPTIWGRLYSTKITTTGRHCWSNSRRPEYFDLIQPEFTVGRALTCSYPVKRDVIKESIIKNISKQQFRITRDMSEPLCPAIITDLSYNGTFVNGELIGKGNCRVLDDNDEIAITHVFVKIFIFKDLLKNEQDQVPKEISKKYYISRTLGQGACGLVKLIYDKVKCTKYAMKIIKKSRLTNGQINHLNDPEKIMNEIAIMKAVQHPCIISTEEVFDSRDAVYIVLELMQGGELFDRITKQGHLSEQFTRFLFRQMVLAVKYLHSQGITHRDLKPENVLLESQGDDTLVKITDFGLSKFVGEDSFMKTMCGTPLYLAPEVLRANGQKSYGPEVDVWSLGVIFFVCLVGYLPFSADYNDMSLKDQIMTGRYRFSQAHWCNISLQGKLLMKRMLTVQVDRRITLNQILNHSWMQDNDVIIRVEKLLSHKQATSGTEVSLSTSSEDDENGNSGAVTVLRLVATAKRPLSDSFSSCEPIPKKLRIGMSEKHDDTTSTTSCCSDD is encoded by the exons atggCAGACGATCAACTTCCAGACAGTGCTACTCAGACACAAACTCAGAATTCTCAAATTGAATGGAGTCAACAGAATACTCCGTCTTTTATTCCTACCATCTGGGGAAGATTGTATTCTACGAAAATTACGACGACTGGGAGGCACTGCTGGTCAAATTCCCGGCGCCCTGAATATTTTG ATCTCATTCAACCAGAGTTTACTGTGGGCAGAGCCCTAACATGCAGCTATCCAGTGAAAAGAGATGTCATCAAAGAGTCTATAATCAAAAATATCAGCAAACAACAGTTTAGAATCACAAGAGATATGTC TGAGCCCCTGTGTCCAGCTATTATAACTGATTTGTCATACAACGGCACTTTTGTCAATGGAGAACTGATTGGCAAAGGAAACTGCCGTGTATTAGATGATAATGACGAGATAGCTATCACTCATGTGTTTGTCaaaa tttttattttcaaagatttGTTGAAAAATGAACAAGATCAAGTTCCTAAAGAGATTTCTAAGAAGTACTATATCTCGAGGACATTGGGCCAGGGTGCCTGTGGCCTAGTCAAACTCATTTATGACAAA GTCAAATGTACCAAATAtgctatgaaaataattaagaagAGTAGACTGACTAATGGACAAATCAACCATTTGAATGATCCAGAAAAGATCATGAATGAGATTGCCATTATGAAAGCTGTACAGCAT CCATGTATAATCTCAACGGAGGAAGTGTTTGACTCTCGTGACGCAGTCTACATAGTCCTGGAACTGATGCAAGGCGGGGAACTGTTTGACAGGATCACTAAACAAGGACACTTGTCTGAACAATTTACAAGGTTCCTGTTCAGACAGATGGTGCTGGCTGTGAAGTACCTCCACTCTCAGGGTATTACACACAGAGATCTCAAG CCTGAAAATGTACTTCTTGAGAGCCAGGGGGATGACACTCTAGTCAAAATAACTGACTTTGGACTGAGTAAGTTTGTTGGAGAAGACAGTTTCATGAAGACTATGTGCGGCACACCACTGTACTTAGCACCTGAGGTGCTTAGAGCGAATGGACAGAAGAGCTATGGACCAGAAGTAGATGTGTGGAGCTTGGGagttattttctttgtatg CCTCGTCGGCTACCTACCATTCTCGGCAGACTATAACGACATGTCCCTCAAAGATCAAATTATGACGGGAAGGTACAGATTCTCGCAAGCACACTGGTGTAACATAAGTTTGCAGGGCAAACTGCTAATGAAGAGAATGCTGACAGTACAAGTTGACAGAAGGATCACACTTAACCAAATCCTGAACCATAGCTGGATGCAG gacAATGATGTAATCATCAGGGTGGAAAAGTTACTTTCCCATAAGCAAGCAACATCAGGCACGGAGGTGTCTCTTTCAACCTCAAGTGAAGATGATGAGAATGGCAACTCTGGTGCTGTCACTGTACTAAGGTTGGTAGCGACTGCCAAACGACCGCTGAGCGACAGTTTCAGCTCCTGTGAACCCATCCCTAAGAAACTAAGGATTGGTATGTCTGAAAAACATGATGACACAACTTCTACAACTAGCTGCTGCTCTGATGATTAA